Proteins encoded by one window of Anaerosalibacter sp. Marseille-P3206:
- the fliI gene encoding flagellar protein export ATPase FliI — protein sequence MEKSVNINKYINAVNNKRLVRYTGEITKVTGLTIESNGPMASIGELCYIYPHSRKEPVVSEVVGFKEDRILLMPLGEMEGIALGSKVVGSGNTLNVNVGKGLIGRVLDGLGNPIDDKGPIKTLKSYPVNESPPNPLERKKIVDPLSLGVKTIDGLLTCGKGQRIGIFAGSGVGKSTLMGMISRDSTAEVNVIGLIGERGREVREFIENDLKEEGLKKSVVVVVTSDQPALIRVKGAMVTTAIAEYFRDQGMNVMLLMDSLTRFAMAQREIGLAIGEPPVTRGFTPSVFALLPKLLERAGTSSKGTITGLYTVLVDGDDLNEPVTDTVRGILDGHIVLSRKLANQNHYPAIDVLASISRVMPSIVTKEHLAMSNTIKDILAIYKESEDLINIGAYKMGSNKKLDLAIALIDEINEFLTQKTLVSYTFEETLNILKTITEKANSNN from the coding sequence ATGGAGAAATCAGTTAATATTAATAAATATATAAATGCAGTCAATAATAAAAGGCTTGTAAGATATACAGGAGAGATAACCAAAGTTACAGGTTTGACTATTGAATCAAATGGACCAATGGCTAGTATTGGGGAATTGTGCTATATTTATCCTCACAGTAGAAAGGAACCAGTGGTTTCTGAGGTTGTTGGATTTAAGGAAGATAGAATACTACTTATGCCCTTAGGAGAAATGGAGGGAATAGCATTAGGTAGTAAAGTAGTTGGAAGTGGCAACACTTTAAATGTAAATGTAGGGAAGGGCCTAATAGGCAGAGTTTTGGATGGATTAGGGAATCCTATAGATGACAAGGGGCCAATAAAGACTTTAAAGAGCTATCCTGTAAATGAGTCTCCACCAAATCCTCTAGAAAGGAAAAAGATAGTTGACCCTTTATCCTTAGGGGTAAAGACTATTGATGGGCTTTTAACTTGTGGCAAAGGTCAAAGAATTGGTATTTTTGCAGGTAGTGGAGTTGGAAAGAGTACACTAATGGGAATGATTTCGAGAGATTCTACAGCTGAGGTAAATGTTATAGGTCTTATTGGAGAAAGAGGAAGAGAAGTAAGAGAGTTTATTGAAAACGATTTAAAAGAAGAAGGTCTAAAAAAATCAGTTGTAGTTGTTGTAACATCTGACCAACCAGCACTAATAAGAGTTAAAGGTGCAATGGTAACAACAGCAATTGCAGAATATTTTAGAGATCAGGGAATGAATGTAATGCTACTGATGGATTCTTTAACTCGTTTTGCAATGGCTCAAAGAGAAATAGGATTAGCTATTGGAGAGCCACCTGTTACTAGGGGGTTCACACCTTCAGTATTTGCACTACTTCCAAAACTACTTGAAAGAGCAGGTACATCATCCAAGGGAACTATTACTGGATTGTACACTGTGTTAGTTGATGGAGATGATTTGAATGAACCGGTAACAGATACGGTTAGAGGAATACTTGATGGGCATATTGTTCTTTCTAGAAAACTAGCAAATCAAAACCATTATCCTGCCATAGATGTACTTGCTAGTATAAGTAGGGTAATGCCTAGTATTGTAACAAAAGAACATTTAGCGATGTCAAATACTATTAAGGATATACTTGCAATATATAAAGAATCTGAGGACTTAATAAATATTGGTGCATATAAAATGGGAAGTAACAAAAAGTTAGATTTAGCCATAGCATTAATTGATGAAATAAATGAATTTTTAACACAAAAAACATTAGTGAGCTACACATTTGAGGAAACCTTAAACATCCTTAAAACCATAACAGAAAAAGCTAATAGTAATAATTAA
- the fliJ gene encoding flagellar export protein FliJ — MGAIGIEKFNFKLEKVLDYKVGIETNKKNEYGKARQRLNNDEKILNSYNSFKDNIIRERNMSTSNISINDLKMYNNFLLDINTKINNQKEEVHKSKAYVEKKQTELLEATKEKKMFEKLKEYRYDEYLYAMKKEEEKIIDTIVSYRESTR; from the coding sequence ATGGGGGCGATTGGCATAGAAAAATTTAATTTTAAGTTAGAAAAGGTCCTTGATTATAAAGTGGGCATTGAAACAAATAAAAAGAATGAATATGGAAAAGCAAGACAGAGATTGAATAATGATGAAAAGATTTTAAATAGTTACAATAGCTTTAAAGATAATATTATTAGAGAGAGAAATATGTCTACTTCTAATATAAGTATCAATGATTTAAAGATGTACAATAACTTTTTATTAGATATAAATACTAAAATCAATAATCAAAAAGAAGAGGTACATAAATCAAAAGCATATGTAGAAAAAAAACAAACAGAATTGCTTGAAGCAACAAAAGAGAAAAAAATGTTTGAAAAACTAAAAGAATACAGGTATGATGAGTATTTGTATGCTATGAAAAAAGAAGAAGAAAAAATTATTGACACAATAGTTTCTTATAGAGAGAGTACCCGATAA